A section of the Bacillota bacterium genome encodes:
- a CDS encoding cysteine hydrolase, with amino-acid sequence MRRVLIVVDMQNDFVAEKGALNSPAAREILPFVCEQVRTALAAGDEVVFTLDTHHEDDAEFAKFPPHCLEESWGQQLVPELEELLGEDVAERVHLVPKNRYSGFYGTDLEEYLGLAAGSKRERVDEVELVGVCTNICCYFTAEELANRDVPTKVYAQGVASFDPEAHAFALAQMKTVLGVEVI; translated from the coding sequence ATGCGGCGGGTCCTGATTGTGGTGGATATGCAAAACGATTTTGTGGCCGAGAAGGGAGCACTGAATTCTCCAGCAGCACGCGAGATATTGCCCTTTGTCTGTGAGCAGGTGCGGACAGCGTTAGCGGCAGGGGATGAAGTGGTATTTACCTTGGATACTCATCATGAAGACGATGCCGAATTTGCCAAATTCCCACCTCACTGCTTGGAGGAGAGCTGGGGCCAGCAACTGGTGCCGGAGCTTGAGGAACTGCTAGGCGAGGACGTGGCTGAGCGAGTGCATTTGGTGCCGAAAAACCGCTACAGCGGCTTTTACGGGACAGACTTAGAGGAATACCTGGGTTTGGCTGCCGGCAGCAAACGTGAGCGCGTGGACGAAGTGGAGTTGGTAGGAGTCTGTACTAATATCTGTTGCTACTTCACAGCGGAAGAGTTGGCCAATCGCGATGTCCCCACCAAAGTATATGCTCAGGGAGTGGCCAGCTTCGATCCGGAAGCCCATGCTTTTGCCCTGGCGCAAATGAAGACGGTGCTGGGGGTAGAAGTAATCTAG